From Pusillibacter faecalis, one genomic window encodes:
- a CDS encoding YihY/virulence factor BrkB family protein, with translation MRSISPPKNLFLRGIYLMTRRYLRHNVGIQSAALAFYLLFTLFPVLIFISALLGLLNLDVAAIIQALRTILPADVLNLVEMYLTYVSSNHSPQLLLFGLFFSIYFPMRATNALMRSVRTAYHLGPPRGVILPRVKALLYTVLLIITIALTLTLMTVGDRVLIYAVEHFHLPAVAAGMWARLRFPVSALVGYFALFFLYALAQDGRQPWRNIWPGTLAALAAWLFISWVYAMYVNNFANYSVLYGSIGTVIVLLIWLNLTAVTLIMGAELNGTLISLRKDGGGASL, from the coding sequence ATGCGCTCGATCTCCCCGCCTAAAAATCTCTTCCTGCGGGGCATTTATTTAATGACCCGCAGGTACCTGCGCCATAATGTAGGGATTCAAAGCGCCGCTCTGGCCTTTTATCTGCTTTTTACGCTCTTTCCAGTCCTGATCTTTATCAGTGCCCTGCTGGGCCTTTTGAATCTGGATGTGGCTGCCATCATTCAGGCACTGCGGACGATCCTACCGGCAGATGTTCTGAATCTGGTGGAGATGTATTTGACGTATGTCAGCTCCAACCACAGCCCGCAGCTACTGCTCTTCGGCCTCTTCTTCTCCATTTATTTCCCCATGCGCGCCACCAACGCTCTGATGCGCTCCGTCCGCACCGCCTATCACCTGGGACCGCCTCGCGGGGTGATTCTCCCCCGGGTCAAGGCACTGTTGTATACCGTGCTGCTGATCATCACCATCGCTTTGACCCTGACGCTGATGACTGTGGGGGATCGCGTTCTCATCTATGCTGTGGAGCATTTTCACCTGCCGGCTGTCGCTGCAGGGATGTGGGCGCGGCTACGGTTTCCAGTGTCTGCTCTGGTGGGATATTTCGCACTGTTCTTCCTCTACGCTTTGGCGCAGGACGGCCGCCAGCCCTGGCGGAATATCTGGCCCGGTACGCTGGCAGCTCTGGCCGCCTGGCTGTTTATCAGCTGGGTCTATGCCATGTATGTCAATAACTTTGCCAACTACTCGGTGTTGTACGGTTCCATCGGTACTGTCATTGTTCTGCTGATCTGGCTGAATCTCACCGCTGTCACGCTCATCATGGGCGCTGAGCTCAACGGTACCCTGATCAGCCTGCGCAAGGACGGCGGAGGCGCTTCTCTCTAG
- a CDS encoding aminopeptidase produces the protein MEHALQEYARLLARVGLNIQKGQRLVISAPVECADFARLCAQEAYDAGCGEVVMNWHDDALTRMKYLHAEDGVFDAVPPWRRHFFNDHALEGAAYLAISATDPENLKGVDPQRIVRSQQASGKALKDFDRLQMCGGFPWCIASIPIPSWAKTVFPGLPEAEAMEKLWNAIFQAVRIRGDGSAVERWQEHLQTLHRRLDRLNALRFKSLHYVNSLGTDLTVELPEGHIWQAGDDVTLSGQSYIANIPTEEIFTSPLKSGVNGVVYSAMPLVNDGAIIDKFHFVVKDGKIVEAHAEKGEEALKAAISVDEGACYFGEVALVPYDSPISNQKILFYNTLFDENAACHIAFGEAYPCLEGGQRMNKEELKARGLNDSITHVDFMVGTPDLSILGTTHDGKEIPVFVDGNFAPEL, from the coding sequence ATGGAACATGCTCTGCAGGAATATGCCCGGCTTTTGGCCCGGGTGGGCCTGAATATTCAAAAGGGACAGCGTCTGGTCATCTCCGCTCCCGTGGAGTGCGCCGACTTCGCCCGCCTGTGCGCGCAGGAGGCCTATGACGCCGGCTGCGGCGAGGTGGTGATGAACTGGCACGACGACGCCTTGACCCGCATGAAGTACCTGCATGCCGAAGACGGCGTCTTTGACGCGGTCCCCCCCTGGAGGCGGCATTTTTTCAATGACCACGCCCTGGAGGGTGCGGCCTATCTCGCCATTTCCGCCACGGACCCAGAGAACCTCAAAGGCGTAGACCCCCAGCGCATCGTCCGCTCCCAGCAGGCCAGCGGCAAGGCTCTCAAGGACTTTGACCGCCTGCAAATGTGCGGGGGCTTTCCCTGGTGCATCGCCTCCATCCCCATTCCCAGCTGGGCAAAAACCGTCTTTCCGGGTCTCCCGGAGGCGGAAGCCATGGAGAAGCTCTGGAACGCCATCTTCCAGGCGGTGCGCATCCGCGGAGACGGCTCCGCAGTGGAGCGGTGGCAGGAGCATCTTCAGACGCTCCACCGCCGGCTGGACCGCCTGAATGCCCTGCGCTTCAAGTCGCTGCACTATGTCAACTCCCTGGGCACCGACCTCACGGTAGAGCTGCCGGAGGGGCATATCTGGCAGGCGGGAGACGATGTGACGCTCTCCGGCCAGAGTTATATTGCCAACATCCCCACGGAGGAGATCTTCACCTCTCCGCTGAAAAGCGGAGTCAATGGCGTGGTGTACTCTGCCATGCCCCTGGTGAACGACGGCGCCATCATCGACAAGTTCCACTTTGTGGTCAAGGACGGCAAAATCGTGGAGGCCCATGCGGAAAAGGGCGAGGAGGCTCTGAAGGCCGCTATTTCCGTGGACGAGGGCGCCTGCTATTTCGGCGAAGTGGCCCTGGTCCCCTATGACAGCCCCATCTCCAACCAGAAGATTCTCTTCTACAACACTCTTTTTGACGAGAATGCCGCCTGCCATATCGCTTTCGGTGAGGCGTACCCCTGCCTGGAGGGCGGCCAGCGAATGAACAAGGAAGAGCTGAAGGCCCGGGGCCTCAACGATTCCATCACCCACGTGGACTTCATGGTGGGCACACCGGATTTGAGCATCCTGGGCACCACCCATGACGGAAAGGAGATTCCGGTCTTTGTAGACGGCAACTTTGCGCCGGAGCTCTGA
- a CDS encoding arsenate reductase family protein, with protein sequence MNIQIFGSSKSFDTKKAERWFKERRIKYQYIDVPSKGLSPREYQSVKRNVGFAALVNAKCRAYEDLYMAYLTPDAQEEKLLEHPELFATPIVRNGKEATVGYCPDIWAQWE encoded by the coding sequence ATGAATATCCAGATCTTTGGTTCCTCTAAGTCCTTTGATACCAAAAAAGCGGAGCGGTGGTTCAAGGAGCGCCGCATCAAATACCAGTATATCGACGTCCCTTCAAAGGGATTATCCCCCCGGGAATACCAATCCGTCAAGCGGAACGTGGGCTTTGCAGCTCTGGTGAATGCAAAATGCCGGGCCTATGAGGATTTATATATGGCCTATCTCACTCCTGATGCTCAGGAGGAGAAGCTGCTGGAACACCCAGAGCTTTTCGCCACTCCCATCGTCCGCAACGGCAAGGAGGCCACCGTTGGCTATTGTCCGGACATCTGGGCACAATGGGAATAA
- a CDS encoding citrate/2-methylcitrate synthase yields the protein MIWNEKRENAYCEITPALLALKEQWEKKNYIDPRLYKEYNVKRGLRDEDGRGVLTGLTRVGEIQSYQVTSGPDGEHIIPDEGMLYYRGIDCREIVKGSAERGRFAFEEAAYLLLFGELPTADQLQDFCVQLASYRTLPTNFFRDVIMKAPPKDLMNTMQRAILTLFCYDDKPNDVGLENVLRQCLQLTANMPVLAIYAYQAWRYSQGESLFIHVPKPELSTAENFLRMLREDRSYTELEARVLDVALVLHADHGGGNNSTFTNHVVTSSGTDTYSAIAASMASLKGPRHGGANSKVMDMMDDIKTHVRDWGSEGEITQYLTKLLDKEAFDRSGLIYGLGHAVYTRSDPRCEVFRDYVHRLAGEKGLEQELALYSNVERIGKQLLMERRHKDAISTNIDFYSGFVYEMLGLPGELYTPLFAVARISGWSAHRMEELSSGGKLIRPRYECVEEVRSYIPMENR from the coding sequence ATGATCTGGAACGAAAAGCGGGAAAATGCTTACTGCGAGATTACTCCTGCGCTTCTGGCGCTGAAGGAGCAGTGGGAGAAAAAGAACTACATCGATCCCCGTCTATATAAGGAGTACAACGTGAAGCGGGGGCTGCGGGATGAGGATGGCCGCGGTGTGCTGACAGGGCTGACCCGCGTAGGTGAGATTCAGTCGTACCAAGTGACCTCTGGGCCAGACGGAGAGCATATCATCCCAGACGAGGGGATGCTGTACTACCGGGGAATTGACTGTCGGGAAATCGTCAAGGGCTCCGCAGAGCGGGGGCGCTTTGCCTTTGAGGAGGCGGCCTATCTGCTGCTCTTTGGCGAGCTGCCCACTGCCGATCAGCTCCAGGACTTCTGTGTGCAGCTGGCATCCTATCGTACGCTGCCCACCAACTTCTTCCGGGACGTCATCATGAAGGCGCCGCCCAAGGACCTGATGAACACTATGCAGCGGGCGATCCTGACACTCTTTTGTTATGACGACAAGCCCAATGACGTGGGGCTGGAGAACGTGCTGCGCCAGTGCCTCCAGCTGACTGCCAACATGCCGGTGCTGGCCATCTACGCCTATCAGGCCTGGAGGTACAGCCAGGGTGAGAGCCTCTTCATCCACGTGCCGAAGCCAGAGCTCTCCACGGCGGAGAACTTCTTGCGGATGCTGCGGGAGGACCGGAGCTACACGGAGCTGGAGGCTCGGGTTTTAGACGTGGCGCTGGTGCTGCACGCAGACCATGGCGGCGGCAACAACTCTACCTTTACCAACCATGTGGTCACTTCCTCCGGAACAGATACGTATTCCGCGATTGCAGCCTCCATGGCCTCCCTGAAGGGTCCCCGCCATGGCGGTGCCAACAGTAAGGTCATGGATATGATGGATGATATCAAGACCCATGTCCGGGACTGGGGCAGCGAGGGCGAGATCACCCAATACCTCACGAAGCTCCTGGACAAGGAGGCCTTTGACCGCAGCGGACTCATCTACGGCCTGGGCCACGCCGTCTACACCCGTTCCGATCCCCGGTGCGAGGTTTTCCGGGACTATGTCCACCGTCTGGCGGGAGAAAAGGGTCTGGAGCAGGAATTGGCGCTGTACAGCAACGTGGAGAGAATCGGTAAACAGCTGCTGATGGAGCGGCGCCATAAGGACGCCATCTCCACGAACATTGATTTTTACAGCGGTTTTGTCTATGAGATGCTGGGCCTGCCCGGGGAGCTGTACACGCCGCTGTTCGCGGTGGCTCGTATTTCCGGTTGGAGCGCCCACCGCATGGAGGAACTCTCCTCCGGCGGCAAGCTGATCCGCCCTCGCTATGAGTGTGTGGAGGAGGTCCGCTCCTATATCCCCATGGAAAACCGCTGA
- a CDS encoding NAD-dependent protein deacylase, which translates to MTESIKTLRELVNASSSIVFFGGAGVSTESGIPDFRSTGGLYHQEWSYPPEVILSHSFYKSNPEEFFRFYRAKLLAPDAKPNAAHKKLAQWEKEGRLKAVVTQNIDGLHQAAGSRNVLELHGSVHRNFCERCGKFYGLDHILHTEGVPRCDCGGIIKPDVVLYEEGLNEDTLHAAVRTISEADLMMIGGTSLNVWPAAGLINYYRGNRLVLINKSAVGRDLDAALVITEPIGEVLSQI; encoded by the coding sequence ATGACAGAGAGTATCAAAACGCTGCGGGAGCTGGTTAACGCCTCCAGCAGCATCGTGTTTTTCGGCGGCGCCGGGGTCAGTACGGAGTCCGGCATCCCGGATTTCCGCAGCACCGGCGGGCTGTACCACCAGGAGTGGAGTTATCCGCCTGAGGTGATTTTAAGCCATAGCTTTTATAAAAGCAACCCCGAAGAATTTTTCCGCTTCTATCGGGCCAAGCTGCTCGCGCCGGACGCAAAGCCCAATGCCGCCCACAAAAAGCTGGCCCAATGGGAGAAGGAGGGGAGGCTAAAGGCCGTTGTCACTCAAAATATTGACGGGCTGCACCAGGCCGCGGGCAGTCGGAATGTGCTGGAGCTCCACGGCAGTGTCCACAGAAACTTCTGCGAGCGGTGCGGGAAGTTCTATGGCCTGGATCACATCCTGCACACGGAGGGAGTACCACGCTGTGACTGCGGGGGAATCATCAAGCCCGACGTGGTACTGTATGAGGAGGGGCTCAATGAAGATACCTTACATGCCGCGGTCCGCACCATCTCTGAGGCGGACCTCATGATGATCGGCGGCACCTCTCTGAATGTCTGGCCTGCGGCGGGACTGATCAACTACTACCGGGGGAACCGGCTGGTGCTGATCAACAAATCCGCCGTGGGAAGAGACCTGGATGCGGCGCTGGTCATCACGGAGCCCATTGGCGAGGTTTTGTCTCAGATATAG